From a single Peromyscus maniculatus bairdii isolate BWxNUB_F1_BW_parent chromosome 4, HU_Pman_BW_mat_3.1, whole genome shotgun sequence genomic region:
- the Znf512b gene encoding zinc finger protein 512B isoform X2, whose translation MTESFCVGGGRRLQGSSKSGSGKGGSRKEVQLPMLQDPPKLGMPVVHSGHTVPSQASLCFDPGNTASDRTEGKKKGRPKAENHALRDIPLSLMNQWKDEFKAHSRVKCPNSGCWLEFPSIYGLKYHYQRCQGVRGCGSGKRRPGSASGQRPPGPHPTPTLPAQGAISDRLAFPCPFCEAAFTSKTQLEKHRIWNHMDHPLPAPKPGPVSRPVTINRPVGVSKPIGVSKPVTVGKPVGVSKPIGISKPVTVSRPMPVTKPVTVSRPMPVARPVPVTKPIPITKPVPLTKHMPVTKLVTVTKPVPLTKPVPVSRPIVVSKPVPVSRPIAISRHTPPCKMVLLTKSENKTPRATGKNSNKKRAAESLDTCPILPKQARPENGEYGPSTMGQSVTFQLGTDPSNSSLLPGSRPLMGKEALQPADPTSQPEEDPERTKHRRKQKTPKKFTGEQPSISGTFGLKGLAKAEDKARVHRSKKQEGSGSEEVRKKVLATPVTVSKEAPAPVAHPAPGGGCLAGPRTGGPEEQWQRAIHERGEAVCPTCNVVTRKTLVGLKKHMEVCHKLQEALKCQHCRKQFKSKAGLNYHTMAEHSAKPTDAEASEGGEQEERERLRKVLKQMGRLRCPQEGCGAAFSSLMGYQYHQRRCGKPACEVDSPSFPCTHCGKTYRSKAGHDYHVRSEHTAPPPEEPTDKIPEAEDLLGVERTPSGRIRRTSAQVAVFHLQEIAEDELARDWTKRRMKDDLVPETARLNYTRPGLPTLNPQLLEAWKNEVKEKGHVNCPNDCCEAIYSSVSGLKAHLASCSKGDHLVGKYRCLLCPKEFSSESGVKYHILKTHAENWFRTSADPPPKHKSQNSLMPRKEKKKSLSGGKKRGRKPKERAPEEPASKLPPNRDDWPPGGRDKGARGSTGKKAGAGKAPEK comes from the exons ATGACTGAATCCTTCTGTGTTGGAGGAGGCCGCCGGCTTCAAGGGTCCAGCAAAAGTGGATCTGGAAAGGGTGGCAGCCGGAAGGAGGTCCAGCTTCCCATGTTGCAGGACCCACCAAAGCTGG GTATGCCAGTGGTCCACAGTGGACATACAGTCCCTAGCCAGGCCTCACTCTGCTTTGACCCCGGAAACACTGCCAGTGACAggacagaagggaagaaaaaagggaggCCGAAAGCTGAGAACCACGCTCTCCGAGATATTCCT CTCTCCCTGATGAACCAGTGGAAAGATGAATTCAAGGCACACTCAAGGGTGAAGTGTCCAAACTCAGGGTGCTGGCTAGAGTTCCCCAGCATCTACGGGCTCAAGTACCACTATCAGCGGTGCCAAGGGGTAAGGGGCTGTGGGTCGGGGAAGAGGAGGCCTGGGAGTGCATCTGGGCAGAGGCCCCCGGGGCCCCATCCCACACCTACCCTCCCTGCCCAGGGTGCTATCTCAGATAGGCTGGCCTTCCCTTGCCCCTTCTGCGAGGCCGCATTCACCTCCAAGACCCAGCTGGAGAAGCACCGGATTTGGAATCACATGGACCATCCCCTGCCTGCCCCTAAGCCTGGCCCAGTCAGCCGACCGGTCACCATCAACCGGCCTGTTGGGGTCAGCAAGCCCATCGGAGTGAGCAAACCTGTTACTGTTGGCAAACCAGTGGGAGTCAGCAAACCCATTGGCATCAGTAAGCCAGTCACAGTCAGCAGGCCTATGCCAGTCACCAAGCCTGTCACAGTCAGTAGGCCCATGCCAGTCGCTAGGCCTGTGCCAGTCACCAAGCCCATCCCAATCACCAAACCTGTGCCACTCACCAAACACATGCCGGTCACCAAGCTTGTGACAGTTACAAAACCTGTGCCACTCACCAAGCCAGTACCAGTCAGCAGGCCCATTGTGGTCAGCAAGCCAGTGCCGGTCAGCAGGCCCATTGCCATCAGCAGACACACACCACCCTGCAAAATGGTATTGCTGACCAAATCTGAGAACAAAACACCTCGTGCTACAGGCaagaacagcaataaaaaaag GGCTGCAGAGAGTTTGGACACCTGCCCCATCCTGCCCAAGCAGGCAAGGCCAGAGAATGGAGAGTATGGCCCATCCACCATGGGCCAGAGTGTGACTTTCCAGCTGGGTACAGATCCCAGCAACAGCTCCCTACTGCCAGGAAGTAGGCCTTTAATGGGCAAAGAGGCACTTCAGCCTGCAGACCCAACGTCCCAGCCAGAGGAGGACCCAGAGCGCACAAAGCACA gaaggaaacagaaaacaccCAAGAAATTCACAGGGGAGCAGCCATCTATCTCAGGGACCTTTGGGCTCAAAG gcCTGGCCAAAGCTGAGGACAAGGCCCGAGTTCATCGCTCCAAGAAACAAGAAGGATCAGGCTCTGAGGAAGTGCGGAAGAAGGTGCTGGCCACCCCTGTCACTGTCAGCAAGGAGGCACCAGCTCCTGTGGCCCACCCAGCCCCAGGTGGGGGCTGCCTGGCAGGACCCAGGACAG GTGGCCCTGAGGAGCAGTGGCAGCGAGCCATCCATGAACGGGGGGAGGCTGTCTGCCCCACCTGCAATGTGGTTACCCGGAAGACCCTCGTGGGGCTCAAAAAACACATGGAAGTATGTCATAAG TTGCAGGAAGCACTCAAATGCCAGCACTGCCGGAAACAGTTCAAGTCCAAGGCTGGTCTCAATTACCACACCATGGCTGAACACAGTGCCAAG CCCACTGATGCTGAGGCCTCTGAAGGGGGAGAACAGGAGGAGCGAGAGAGGCTTCGAAAGGTGCTGAAGCAGATGGGACGCCTACGTTGCCCCCAGGAG GGCTGCGGAGCCGCCTTCTCCAGCCTCATGGGTTATCAGTATCACCAGCGGCGCTGTGGGAAGCCAGCATGTGAGGTAGACAGTCCCTCCTTTCCCTGTACCCACTGTGGCAAGACTTACCGATCCAAGGCTGGCCATGACTATCATGTGCGTTCAGAGCATACAGCCCCG CCCCCTGAGGAGCCCACAGACAAAATCCCTGAGGCTGAGGACCTGCTTGGAGTAGAACGGACCCCAAGTGGTCGCATCCGTCGCACATCGGCCCAGGTTGCCGTGTTCCATCTACAGGAGATTGCAGAGGATGAGCTGGCCCGTGACTGGACCAAACGGCGCATGAAGGATGACCTTGTGCCTGAGACTGCACGG CTCAACTATACTCGGCCAGGCCTCCCTACACTTAACCCTCAGCTGCTGGAGGCATGGAAGAATGAAGTCAAGGAGAAAGGCCATGTGAACTGTCCCAATGAT TGCTGTGAAGCCATCTACTCCAGTGTGTCCGGCCTCAAGGCCCATCTTGCCAGCTGCAGCAAG GGGGACCACCTGGTGGGGAAGTACCGCTGCCTGCTATGTCCCAAAGAGTTCAGCTCTGAGAGCGGTGTCAAGTATCACATCCTTAAGACCCATGCAGAG AATTGGTTCCGGACCTCAGCTGACCCACCTCCCAAACACAAGAGCCAGAACTCCTTGATGcctaggaaagagaagaagaaaagtctGTCGGGAGGAAAGAAGCGGGGCCGTAAGCCCAAGGAACGGGCCCCTGAGGAGCCAGCATCTAAGCTGCCACCAAACAGGGATGACTGGCccccaggaggcagggacaaggggGCCCGAGGCTCTACTGGGAAGAAGGCTGGAGCTGGGAAGGCACCTGAAAAGTGA
- the Znf512b gene encoding zinc finger protein 512B isoform X6, giving the protein MNQWKDEFKAHSRVKCPNSGCWLEFPSIYGLKYHYQRCQGVRGCGSGKRRPGSASGQRPPGPHPTPTLPAQGAISDRLAFPCPFCEAAFTSKTQLEKHRIWNHMDHPLPAPKPGPVSRPVTINRPVGVSKPIGVSKPVTVGKPVGVSKPIGISKPVTVSRPMPVTKPVTVSRPMPVARPVPVTKPIPITKPVPLTKHMPVTKLVTVTKPVPLTKPVPVSRPIVVSKPVPVSRPIAISRHTPPCKMVLLTKSENKTPRATGKNSNKKRAAESLDTCPILPKQARPENGEYGPSTMGQSVTFQLGTDPSNSSLLPGSRPLMGKEALQPADPTSQPEEDPERTKHRRKQKTPKKFTGEQPSISGTFGLKGLAKAEDKARVHRSKKQEGSGSEEVRKKVLATPVTVSKEAPAPVAHPAPGGGCLAGPRTGLHGGPEEQWQRAIHERGEAVCPTCNVVTRKTLVGLKKHMEVCHKLQEALKCQHCRKQFKSKAGLNYHTMAEHSAKPTDAEASEGGEQEERERLRKVLKQMGRLRCPQEGCGAAFSSLMGYQYHQRRCGKPACEVDSPSFPCTHCGKTYRSKAGHDYHVRSEHTAPPPEEPTDKIPEAEDLLGVERTPSGRIRRTSAQVAVFHLQEIAEDELARDWTKRRMKDDLVPETARLNYTRPGLPTLNPQLLEAWKNEVKEKGHVNCPNDCCEAIYSSVSGLKAHLASCSKGDHLVGKYRCLLCPKEFSSESGVKYHILKTHAENWFRTSADPPPKHKSQNSLMPRKEKKKSLSGGKKRGRKPKERAPEEPASKLPPNRDDWPPGGRDKGARGSTGKKAGAGKAPEK; this is encoded by the exons ATGAACCAGTGGAAAGATGAATTCAAGGCACACTCAAGGGTGAAGTGTCCAAACTCAGGGTGCTGGCTAGAGTTCCCCAGCATCTACGGGCTCAAGTACCACTATCAGCGGTGCCAAGGGGTAAGGGGCTGTGGGTCGGGGAAGAGGAGGCCTGGGAGTGCATCTGGGCAGAGGCCCCCGGGGCCCCATCCCACACCTACCCTCCCTGCCCAGGGTGCTATCTCAGATAGGCTGGCCTTCCCTTGCCCCTTCTGCGAGGCCGCATTCACCTCCAAGACCCAGCTGGAGAAGCACCGGATTTGGAATCACATGGACCATCCCCTGCCTGCCCCTAAGCCTGGCCCAGTCAGCCGACCGGTCACCATCAACCGGCCTGTTGGGGTCAGCAAGCCCATCGGAGTGAGCAAACCTGTTACTGTTGGCAAACCAGTGGGAGTCAGCAAACCCATTGGCATCAGTAAGCCAGTCACAGTCAGCAGGCCTATGCCAGTCACCAAGCCTGTCACAGTCAGTAGGCCCATGCCAGTCGCTAGGCCTGTGCCAGTCACCAAGCCCATCCCAATCACCAAACCTGTGCCACTCACCAAACACATGCCGGTCACCAAGCTTGTGACAGTTACAAAACCTGTGCCACTCACCAAGCCAGTACCAGTCAGCAGGCCCATTGTGGTCAGCAAGCCAGTGCCGGTCAGCAGGCCCATTGCCATCAGCAGACACACACCACCCTGCAAAATGGTATTGCTGACCAAATCTGAGAACAAAACACCTCGTGCTACAGGCaagaacagcaataaaaaaag GGCTGCAGAGAGTTTGGACACCTGCCCCATCCTGCCCAAGCAGGCAAGGCCAGAGAATGGAGAGTATGGCCCATCCACCATGGGCCAGAGTGTGACTTTCCAGCTGGGTACAGATCCCAGCAACAGCTCCCTACTGCCAGGAAGTAGGCCTTTAATGGGCAAAGAGGCACTTCAGCCTGCAGACCCAACGTCCCAGCCAGAGGAGGACCCAGAGCGCACAAAGCACA gaaggaaacagaaaacaccCAAGAAATTCACAGGGGAGCAGCCATCTATCTCAGGGACCTTTGGGCTCAAAG gcCTGGCCAAAGCTGAGGACAAGGCCCGAGTTCATCGCTCCAAGAAACAAGAAGGATCAGGCTCTGAGGAAGTGCGGAAGAAGGTGCTGGCCACCCCTGTCACTGTCAGCAAGGAGGCACCAGCTCCTGTGGCCCACCCAGCCCCAGGTGGGGGCTGCCTGGCAGGACCCAGGACAGGTCTCCATG GTGGCCCTGAGGAGCAGTGGCAGCGAGCCATCCATGAACGGGGGGAGGCTGTCTGCCCCACCTGCAATGTGGTTACCCGGAAGACCCTCGTGGGGCTCAAAAAACACATGGAAGTATGTCATAAG TTGCAGGAAGCACTCAAATGCCAGCACTGCCGGAAACAGTTCAAGTCCAAGGCTGGTCTCAATTACCACACCATGGCTGAACACAGTGCCAAG CCCACTGATGCTGAGGCCTCTGAAGGGGGAGAACAGGAGGAGCGAGAGAGGCTTCGAAAGGTGCTGAAGCAGATGGGACGCCTACGTTGCCCCCAGGAG GGCTGCGGAGCCGCCTTCTCCAGCCTCATGGGTTATCAGTATCACCAGCGGCGCTGTGGGAAGCCAGCATGTGAGGTAGACAGTCCCTCCTTTCCCTGTACCCACTGTGGCAAGACTTACCGATCCAAGGCTGGCCATGACTATCATGTGCGTTCAGAGCATACAGCCCCG CCCCCTGAGGAGCCCACAGACAAAATCCCTGAGGCTGAGGACCTGCTTGGAGTAGAACGGACCCCAAGTGGTCGCATCCGTCGCACATCGGCCCAGGTTGCCGTGTTCCATCTACAGGAGATTGCAGAGGATGAGCTGGCCCGTGACTGGACCAAACGGCGCATGAAGGATGACCTTGTGCCTGAGACTGCACGG CTCAACTATACTCGGCCAGGCCTCCCTACACTTAACCCTCAGCTGCTGGAGGCATGGAAGAATGAAGTCAAGGAGAAAGGCCATGTGAACTGTCCCAATGAT TGCTGTGAAGCCATCTACTCCAGTGTGTCCGGCCTCAAGGCCCATCTTGCCAGCTGCAGCAAG GGGGACCACCTGGTGGGGAAGTACCGCTGCCTGCTATGTCCCAAAGAGTTCAGCTCTGAGAGCGGTGTCAAGTATCACATCCTTAAGACCCATGCAGAG AATTGGTTCCGGACCTCAGCTGACCCACCTCCCAAACACAAGAGCCAGAACTCCTTGATGcctaggaaagagaagaagaaaagtctGTCGGGAGGAAAGAAGCGGGGCCGTAAGCCCAAGGAACGGGCCCCTGAGGAGCCAGCATCTAAGCTGCCACCAAACAGGGATGACTGGCccccaggaggcagggacaaggggGCCCGAGGCTCTACTGGGAAGAAGGCTGGAGCTGGGAAGGCACCTGAAAAGTGA
- the Znf512b gene encoding zinc finger protein 512B isoform X3: MTESFCVGGGRRLQGSSKSGSGKGGSRKEVQLPMLQDPPKLGMPVVHSGHTVPSQASLCFDPGNTASDRTEGKKKGRPKAENHALRDIPLSLMNQWKDEFKAHSRVKCPNSGCWLEFPSIYGLKYHYQRCQGVRGCGSGKRRPGSASGQRPPGPHPTPTLPAQGAISDRLAFPCPFCEAAFTSKTQLEKHRIWNHMDHPLPAPKPGPVSRPVTINRPVGVSKPIGVSKPVTVGKPVGVSKPIGISKPVTVSRPMPVTKPVTVSRPMPVARPVPVTKPIPITKPVPLTKHMPVTKLVTVTKPVPLTKPVPVSRPIVVSKPVPVSRPIAISRHTPPCKMVLLTKSENKTPRATGKNSNKKRAAESLDTCPILPKQARPENGEYGPSTMGQSVTFQLGTDPSNSSLLPGSRPLMGKEALQPADPTSQPEEDPERTKHRRKQKTPKKFTGEQPSISGTFGLKGLAKAEDKARVHRSKKQEGSGSEEVRKKVLATPVTVSKEAPAPVAHPAPGGPEEQWQRAIHERGEAVCPTCNVVTRKTLVGLKKHMEVCHKLQEALKCQHCRKQFKSKAGLNYHTMAEHSAKPTDAEASEGGEQEERERLRKVLKQMGRLRCPQEGCGAAFSSLMGYQYHQRRCGKPACEVDSPSFPCTHCGKTYRSKAGHDYHVRSEHTAPPPEEPTDKIPEAEDLLGVERTPSGRIRRTSAQVAVFHLQEIAEDELARDWTKRRMKDDLVPETARLNYTRPGLPTLNPQLLEAWKNEVKEKGHVNCPNDCCEAIYSSVSGLKAHLASCSKGDHLVGKYRCLLCPKEFSSESGVKYHILKTHAENWFRTSADPPPKHKSQNSLMPRKEKKKSLSGGKKRGRKPKERAPEEPASKLPPNRDDWPPGGRDKGARGSTGKKAGAGKAPEK, translated from the exons ATGACTGAATCCTTCTGTGTTGGAGGAGGCCGCCGGCTTCAAGGGTCCAGCAAAAGTGGATCTGGAAAGGGTGGCAGCCGGAAGGAGGTCCAGCTTCCCATGTTGCAGGACCCACCAAAGCTGG GTATGCCAGTGGTCCACAGTGGACATACAGTCCCTAGCCAGGCCTCACTCTGCTTTGACCCCGGAAACACTGCCAGTGACAggacagaagggaagaaaaaagggaggCCGAAAGCTGAGAACCACGCTCTCCGAGATATTCCT CTCTCCCTGATGAACCAGTGGAAAGATGAATTCAAGGCACACTCAAGGGTGAAGTGTCCAAACTCAGGGTGCTGGCTAGAGTTCCCCAGCATCTACGGGCTCAAGTACCACTATCAGCGGTGCCAAGGGGTAAGGGGCTGTGGGTCGGGGAAGAGGAGGCCTGGGAGTGCATCTGGGCAGAGGCCCCCGGGGCCCCATCCCACACCTACCCTCCCTGCCCAGGGTGCTATCTCAGATAGGCTGGCCTTCCCTTGCCCCTTCTGCGAGGCCGCATTCACCTCCAAGACCCAGCTGGAGAAGCACCGGATTTGGAATCACATGGACCATCCCCTGCCTGCCCCTAAGCCTGGCCCAGTCAGCCGACCGGTCACCATCAACCGGCCTGTTGGGGTCAGCAAGCCCATCGGAGTGAGCAAACCTGTTACTGTTGGCAAACCAGTGGGAGTCAGCAAACCCATTGGCATCAGTAAGCCAGTCACAGTCAGCAGGCCTATGCCAGTCACCAAGCCTGTCACAGTCAGTAGGCCCATGCCAGTCGCTAGGCCTGTGCCAGTCACCAAGCCCATCCCAATCACCAAACCTGTGCCACTCACCAAACACATGCCGGTCACCAAGCTTGTGACAGTTACAAAACCTGTGCCACTCACCAAGCCAGTACCAGTCAGCAGGCCCATTGTGGTCAGCAAGCCAGTGCCGGTCAGCAGGCCCATTGCCATCAGCAGACACACACCACCCTGCAAAATGGTATTGCTGACCAAATCTGAGAACAAAACACCTCGTGCTACAGGCaagaacagcaataaaaaaag GGCTGCAGAGAGTTTGGACACCTGCCCCATCCTGCCCAAGCAGGCAAGGCCAGAGAATGGAGAGTATGGCCCATCCACCATGGGCCAGAGTGTGACTTTCCAGCTGGGTACAGATCCCAGCAACAGCTCCCTACTGCCAGGAAGTAGGCCTTTAATGGGCAAAGAGGCACTTCAGCCTGCAGACCCAACGTCCCAGCCAGAGGAGGACCCAGAGCGCACAAAGCACA gaaggaaacagaaaacaccCAAGAAATTCACAGGGGAGCAGCCATCTATCTCAGGGACCTTTGGGCTCAAAG gcCTGGCCAAAGCTGAGGACAAGGCCCGAGTTCATCGCTCCAAGAAACAAGAAGGATCAGGCTCTGAGGAAGTGCGGAAGAAGGTGCTGGCCACCCCTGTCACTGTCAGCAAGGAGGCACCAGCTCCTGTGGCCCACCCAGCCCCAG GTGGCCCTGAGGAGCAGTGGCAGCGAGCCATCCATGAACGGGGGGAGGCTGTCTGCCCCACCTGCAATGTGGTTACCCGGAAGACCCTCGTGGGGCTCAAAAAACACATGGAAGTATGTCATAAG TTGCAGGAAGCACTCAAATGCCAGCACTGCCGGAAACAGTTCAAGTCCAAGGCTGGTCTCAATTACCACACCATGGCTGAACACAGTGCCAAG CCCACTGATGCTGAGGCCTCTGAAGGGGGAGAACAGGAGGAGCGAGAGAGGCTTCGAAAGGTGCTGAAGCAGATGGGACGCCTACGTTGCCCCCAGGAG GGCTGCGGAGCCGCCTTCTCCAGCCTCATGGGTTATCAGTATCACCAGCGGCGCTGTGGGAAGCCAGCATGTGAGGTAGACAGTCCCTCCTTTCCCTGTACCCACTGTGGCAAGACTTACCGATCCAAGGCTGGCCATGACTATCATGTGCGTTCAGAGCATACAGCCCCG CCCCCTGAGGAGCCCACAGACAAAATCCCTGAGGCTGAGGACCTGCTTGGAGTAGAACGGACCCCAAGTGGTCGCATCCGTCGCACATCGGCCCAGGTTGCCGTGTTCCATCTACAGGAGATTGCAGAGGATGAGCTGGCCCGTGACTGGACCAAACGGCGCATGAAGGATGACCTTGTGCCTGAGACTGCACGG CTCAACTATACTCGGCCAGGCCTCCCTACACTTAACCCTCAGCTGCTGGAGGCATGGAAGAATGAAGTCAAGGAGAAAGGCCATGTGAACTGTCCCAATGAT TGCTGTGAAGCCATCTACTCCAGTGTGTCCGGCCTCAAGGCCCATCTTGCCAGCTGCAGCAAG GGGGACCACCTGGTGGGGAAGTACCGCTGCCTGCTATGTCCCAAAGAGTTCAGCTCTGAGAGCGGTGTCAAGTATCACATCCTTAAGACCCATGCAGAG AATTGGTTCCGGACCTCAGCTGACCCACCTCCCAAACACAAGAGCCAGAACTCCTTGATGcctaggaaagagaagaagaaaagtctGTCGGGAGGAAAGAAGCGGGGCCGTAAGCCCAAGGAACGGGCCCCTGAGGAGCCAGCATCTAAGCTGCCACCAAACAGGGATGACTGGCccccaggaggcagggacaaggggGCCCGAGGCTCTACTGGGAAGAAGGCTGGAGCTGGGAAGGCACCTGAAAAGTGA
- the Znf512b gene encoding zinc finger protein 512B isoform X4, whose protein sequence is MTESFCVGGGRRLQGSSKSGSGKGGSRKEVQLPMLQDPPKLGMPVVHSGHTVPSQASLCFDPGNTASDRTEGKKKGRPKAENHALRDIPLSLMNQWKDEFKAHSRVKCPNSGCWLEFPSIYGLKYHYQRCQGGAISDRLAFPCPFCEAAFTSKTQLEKHRIWNHMDHPLPAPKPGPVSRPVTINRPVGVSKPIGVSKPVTVGKPVGVSKPIGISKPVTVSRPMPVTKPVTVSRPMPVARPVPVTKPIPITKPVPLTKHMPVTKLVTVTKPVPLTKPVPVSRPIVVSKPVPVSRPIAISRHTPPCKMVLLTKSENKTPRATGKNSNKKRAAESLDTCPILPKQARPENGEYGPSTMGQSVTFQLGTDPSNSSLLPGSRPLMGKEALQPADPTSQPEEDPERTKHRRKQKTPKKFTGEQPSISGTFGLKGLAKAEDKARVHRSKKQEGSGSEEVRKKVLATPVTVSKEAPAPVAHPAPGGGCLAGPRTGLHGGPEEQWQRAIHERGEAVCPTCNVVTRKTLVGLKKHMEVCHKLQEALKCQHCRKQFKSKAGLNYHTMAEHSAKPTDAEASEGGEQEERERLRKVLKQMGRLRCPQEGCGAAFSSLMGYQYHQRRCGKPACEVDSPSFPCTHCGKTYRSKAGHDYHVRSEHTAPPPEEPTDKIPEAEDLLGVERTPSGRIRRTSAQVAVFHLQEIAEDELARDWTKRRMKDDLVPETARLNYTRPGLPTLNPQLLEAWKNEVKEKGHVNCPNDCCEAIYSSVSGLKAHLASCSKGDHLVGKYRCLLCPKEFSSESGVKYHILKTHAENWFRTSADPPPKHKSQNSLMPRKEKKKSLSGGKKRGRKPKERAPEEPASKLPPNRDDWPPGGRDKGARGSTGKKAGAGKAPEK, encoded by the exons ATGACTGAATCCTTCTGTGTTGGAGGAGGCCGCCGGCTTCAAGGGTCCAGCAAAAGTGGATCTGGAAAGGGTGGCAGCCGGAAGGAGGTCCAGCTTCCCATGTTGCAGGACCCACCAAAGCTGG GTATGCCAGTGGTCCACAGTGGACATACAGTCCCTAGCCAGGCCTCACTCTGCTTTGACCCCGGAAACACTGCCAGTGACAggacagaagggaagaaaaaagggaggCCGAAAGCTGAGAACCACGCTCTCCGAGATATTCCT CTCTCCCTGATGAACCAGTGGAAAGATGAATTCAAGGCACACTCAAGGGTGAAGTGTCCAAACTCAGGGTGCTGGCTAGAGTTCCCCAGCATCTACGGGCTCAAGTACCACTATCAGCGGTGCCAAGGG GGTGCTATCTCAGATAGGCTGGCCTTCCCTTGCCCCTTCTGCGAGGCCGCATTCACCTCCAAGACCCAGCTGGAGAAGCACCGGATTTGGAATCACATGGACCATCCCCTGCCTGCCCCTAAGCCTGGCCCAGTCAGCCGACCGGTCACCATCAACCGGCCTGTTGGGGTCAGCAAGCCCATCGGAGTGAGCAAACCTGTTACTGTTGGCAAACCAGTGGGAGTCAGCAAACCCATTGGCATCAGTAAGCCAGTCACAGTCAGCAGGCCTATGCCAGTCACCAAGCCTGTCACAGTCAGTAGGCCCATGCCAGTCGCTAGGCCTGTGCCAGTCACCAAGCCCATCCCAATCACCAAACCTGTGCCACTCACCAAACACATGCCGGTCACCAAGCTTGTGACAGTTACAAAACCTGTGCCACTCACCAAGCCAGTACCAGTCAGCAGGCCCATTGTGGTCAGCAAGCCAGTGCCGGTCAGCAGGCCCATTGCCATCAGCAGACACACACCACCCTGCAAAATGGTATTGCTGACCAAATCTGAGAACAAAACACCTCGTGCTACAGGCaagaacagcaataaaaaaag GGCTGCAGAGAGTTTGGACACCTGCCCCATCCTGCCCAAGCAGGCAAGGCCAGAGAATGGAGAGTATGGCCCATCCACCATGGGCCAGAGTGTGACTTTCCAGCTGGGTACAGATCCCAGCAACAGCTCCCTACTGCCAGGAAGTAGGCCTTTAATGGGCAAAGAGGCACTTCAGCCTGCAGACCCAACGTCCCAGCCAGAGGAGGACCCAGAGCGCACAAAGCACA gaaggaaacagaaaacaccCAAGAAATTCACAGGGGAGCAGCCATCTATCTCAGGGACCTTTGGGCTCAAAG gcCTGGCCAAAGCTGAGGACAAGGCCCGAGTTCATCGCTCCAAGAAACAAGAAGGATCAGGCTCTGAGGAAGTGCGGAAGAAGGTGCTGGCCACCCCTGTCACTGTCAGCAAGGAGGCACCAGCTCCTGTGGCCCACCCAGCCCCAGGTGGGGGCTGCCTGGCAGGACCCAGGACAGGTCTCCATG GTGGCCCTGAGGAGCAGTGGCAGCGAGCCATCCATGAACGGGGGGAGGCTGTCTGCCCCACCTGCAATGTGGTTACCCGGAAGACCCTCGTGGGGCTCAAAAAACACATGGAAGTATGTCATAAG TTGCAGGAAGCACTCAAATGCCAGCACTGCCGGAAACAGTTCAAGTCCAAGGCTGGTCTCAATTACCACACCATGGCTGAACACAGTGCCAAG CCCACTGATGCTGAGGCCTCTGAAGGGGGAGAACAGGAGGAGCGAGAGAGGCTTCGAAAGGTGCTGAAGCAGATGGGACGCCTACGTTGCCCCCAGGAG GGCTGCGGAGCCGCCTTCTCCAGCCTCATGGGTTATCAGTATCACCAGCGGCGCTGTGGGAAGCCAGCATGTGAGGTAGACAGTCCCTCCTTTCCCTGTACCCACTGTGGCAAGACTTACCGATCCAAGGCTGGCCATGACTATCATGTGCGTTCAGAGCATACAGCCCCG CCCCCTGAGGAGCCCACAGACAAAATCCCTGAGGCTGAGGACCTGCTTGGAGTAGAACGGACCCCAAGTGGTCGCATCCGTCGCACATCGGCCCAGGTTGCCGTGTTCCATCTACAGGAGATTGCAGAGGATGAGCTGGCCCGTGACTGGACCAAACGGCGCATGAAGGATGACCTTGTGCCTGAGACTGCACGG CTCAACTATACTCGGCCAGGCCTCCCTACACTTAACCCTCAGCTGCTGGAGGCATGGAAGAATGAAGTCAAGGAGAAAGGCCATGTGAACTGTCCCAATGAT TGCTGTGAAGCCATCTACTCCAGTGTGTCCGGCCTCAAGGCCCATCTTGCCAGCTGCAGCAAG GGGGACCACCTGGTGGGGAAGTACCGCTGCCTGCTATGTCCCAAAGAGTTCAGCTCTGAGAGCGGTGTCAAGTATCACATCCTTAAGACCCATGCAGAG AATTGGTTCCGGACCTCAGCTGACCCACCTCCCAAACACAAGAGCCAGAACTCCTTGATGcctaggaaagagaagaagaaaagtctGTCGGGAGGAAAGAAGCGGGGCCGTAAGCCCAAGGAACGGGCCCCTGAGGAGCCAGCATCTAAGCTGCCACCAAACAGGGATGACTGGCccccaggaggcagggacaaggggGCCCGAGGCTCTACTGGGAAGAAGGCTGGAGCTGGGAAGGCACCTGAAAAGTGA